GAAGTGCCTTTTACCGTTGTTATGCATTAGAAAAGATAACGATACCTAAAAATGTTAAACAAATGGGCAATAATCCATTTTTTCGCTGTAGTTCGTTAACCCACATTTCTGTCGCACTAGATAATAAAAACTTTTCGGAATTAGATGGAGTTTTATATAATAATGATAAATCAGTTTTGCTTGCATATCCTGAGGGAAAAACAAATGAAAGTTTTACAGTTCCAAGTTCTGTAATAAAGATAGATGGTCCAGCATTTGGATATCACTGTGAAAAGCTTAAGACTATAATTATTCCTTCAAATGTGATCGATTTTCCAGATTATAATATGTTTGTTTATCCTGATCAAATAACTTTAAAAGTTAAATCAGGATCGGCAGCTGAACAGTATGCCAAAACAAACAATTTGAAGTTCGAAAATTATTAATTTATTTATACACCATAAAGTGAGTACAATAAAAACAAGGCAATTTTCAGCCTTGTTTTTTTATTATATATAAGATTGGAGCGATTTATTATAGTAGCTTAGCTGCATTTTCATCTAAAATAATAGTTACATTTTGATGCAACTGTAAAATTGATGAAGGAACTTCTGGTGAAATTTTACCTTTCACGGTATTATATATAGCTTCTGCTTTAGATTCTCCATAAGCCAATAAAATAATCTTTCTTGATTGAAGTATAGTCTTTATTCCCATGCTTATAGCTTGTTTTGGAACTTCATCAATTGAATTAAAAAATCTCGCATTTGATTTAATAGTTTTTTCATCTAGATTTACAAGGTGAGTTTGTGCTTCAAAATTTACATTAGGTTCATTAAAACCTATATGCCCATTCACACCTATTCCGAGGACTTGTACATCTATTCCGCCAGCAGCTTTTATTTTTCTTTCATAATTTAAACAATTCTCTTTAATATTGTTAGAAGTACCATTTGGTATGTTTACATTATTGCTATCTATATTTATAAATTTAAAAAAGTTGTTCATCATATAAAAGTGATAACTTTGAATATTATCTTTTGTAAGTCCATAATATTCATCTAAATTAAAGGTTTTTACTTTTGAAAAATCCACTTCATTTTCTTTATATTTATTTATTAATTCCTTATACATACCTAATGGTGTATCTCCAGTGGCTAAACCTAAAACGCTGTTTGGTTTTATAATCATCTGACTTGCTATAATTGCTGCGGCCTTTTTACTC
The Clostridium felsineum DSM 794 DNA segment above includes these coding regions:
- the nagB gene encoding glucosamine-6-phosphate deaminase; translation: MELLVVKDYEEMSKKAAAIIASQMIIKPNSVLGLATGDTPLGMYKELINKYKENEVDFSKVKTFNLDEYYGLTKDNIQSYHFYMMNNFFKFINIDSNNVNIPNGTSNNIKENCLNYERKIKAAGGIDVQVLGIGVNGHIGFNEPNVNFEAQTHLVNLDEKTIKSNARFFNSIDEVPKQAISMGIKTILQSRKIILLAYGESKAEAIYNTVKGKISPEVPSSILQLHQNVTIILDENAAKLL